The Pelistega ratti genome window below encodes:
- the yghU gene encoding glutathione-dependent disulfide-bond oxidoreductase — MMTTQAYTPPKVWKWDSPNGGQFASTNRPTAGATFEQTLPKGNAPLQLYSLGTPNGIKVVMLLEELLAKGITGAEYDLYKINISQGDQFGSNFVAINPNSKIPALKDYSVEPAQPVFESGAILLYLADKFNVFIPTTLAGRTTCLSWLFWQMGSAPYVGGGFGHFYAYAPEKLEYPINRFTMETKRQLDLLDKHLADKSFICGDEYSIADIAIWPWYGRLVLGALYEAAEFLNVQQYTHLLRWAKQIEARPAVQKALHKEYRVI, encoded by the coding sequence ATGATGACAACACAAGCCTATACACCGCCAAAAGTATGGAAATGGGATAGTCCAAATGGTGGGCAGTTTGCCAGTACCAATAGACCTACGGCAGGAGCTACTTTTGAGCAAACGCTACCAAAAGGAAATGCGCCTCTTCAACTTTATTCCTTGGGTACGCCTAATGGGATTAAAGTGGTTATGCTATTAGAGGAACTTTTAGCAAAGGGGATTACGGGTGCTGAATATGACCTTTATAAAATTAATATCTCTCAAGGGGATCAGTTTGGAAGTAATTTTGTTGCTATTAATCCGAATTCAAAAATTCCTGCCTTAAAAGATTATTCTGTAGAACCAGCTCAGCCTGTCTTTGAGTCTGGTGCGATCTTATTGTATTTAGCGGATAAATTTAATGTGTTTATTCCTACAACGTTAGCAGGTCGTACAACTTGCCTGTCATGGTTATTTTGGCAAATGGGTAGTGCGCCTTACGTAGGTGGTGGCTTTGGACACTTTTATGCGTATGCTCCTGAAAAATTGGAGTATCCAATTAACCGATTTACAATGGAAACCAAACGTCAATTAGATTTATTGGATAAACACCTAGCGGATAAATCCTTTATTTGTGGTGATGAGTATAGTATTGCTGATATAGCTATTTGGCCTTGGTACGGACGATTAGTATTGGGGGCTTTGTATGAGGCTGCAGAGTTCTTAAATGTTCAACAATATACTCATCTATTACGTTGGGCAAAACAAATAGAAGCAAGACCTGCTGTGCAAAAAGCCTTACATAAAGAGTATCGGGTGATTTAA
- a CDS encoding HAD-IIA family hydrolase, producing the protein MQHTLTADNLLSTYKAITNIFSSQTIFPSHYQQHQHLGDIAHLYKAFFFDAFGVLNIGEKAIPLAVERIQDLRQKGKKLFIVSNAASVTKDQLYKKYTTLGFDFTPEEIISSRDALAVYLRQHPVEYFGVIAPQQTNLSDLQGSFINLQENTDSIDQLNGFLLLSSQDWTATQQQQLIQSLQKKKRPILLANPDLVAPREHNFSIEPGLLAYDIWKKTGIKALPFGKPYANIFDIAKAKLPKDIHLQQVLMVGDTLFTDVLGGCMAGVNTAMVTDNGFASMIDWKSTIQETKICPNHIIHFI; encoded by the coding sequence ATGCAGCATACACTCACGGCGGATAATTTACTTTCTACCTATAAAGCAATTACCAACATATTTTCATCTCAAACGATTTTCCCATCACACTATCAGCAGCATCAACATCTAGGCGATATTGCACATCTGTATAAGGCATTCTTTTTTGATGCCTTTGGTGTACTTAATATAGGGGAAAAAGCAATCCCTTTAGCTGTAGAACGTATTCAAGATTTAAGACAAAAGGGCAAAAAGCTTTTTATTGTTAGTAATGCCGCTAGTGTGACAAAAGATCAACTATATAAAAAATATACAACATTAGGATTTGATTTTACGCCTGAAGAAATTATCAGCAGTAGAGATGCACTTGCTGTCTATCTCCGTCAACACCCCGTTGAATATTTTGGTGTTATTGCCCCTCAACAGACTAATCTATCTGATTTACAAGGTTCATTTATTAATCTTCAAGAAAATACTGACTCTATCGATCAATTAAACGGTTTTTTACTCTTATCAAGCCAAGACTGGACAGCAACCCAACAACAGCAACTTATCCAAAGTTTACAAAAAAAGAAACGCCCTATTCTCTTGGCAAATCCTGACTTAGTTGCTCCACGAGAACATAACTTTTCTATAGAACCGGGATTGCTCGCCTACGATATTTGGAAAAAAACAGGGATTAAAGCACTCCCTTTTGGAAAACCCTATGCCAATATTTTTGACATTGCCAAAGCAAAGCTCCCTAAAGACATTCATCTCCAGCAGGTCTTAATGGTAGGTGATACTTTATTTACAGATGTCCTTGGTGGCTGTATGGCAGGTGTCAATACTGCTATGGTTACTGACAATGGGTTTGCCAGTATGATTGATTGGAAAAGTACAATTCAAGAAACAAAAATCTGTCCCAACCATATTATTCATTTTATTTAA
- a CDS encoding lytic transglycosylase — protein MMKILRYAVIVATVVMTGCASTHKSHRSAHANAELNRQQANVWERIRKGFDMPELKKDPKVDYWVNYYAARPQSVQLMAQRSRPYIYYIAKELEKRGMPSELALLPFVESAYNITALSRSKAAGLWQFIPSTGTHYKLAQNWWKDERRDPVHSTRAALDYLSYLYEFQGGDWHLALASYNWGEGAVRRARDRNASQGLQTDYLSLRMPDETRNYVPKLMAIKRIIANPAKYGISLPNIPDTPYFVEVPKSKDIDVSMIVRLAGISEEEFRLLNSSNKRPVMLAQHQPRILLPKKNAEQYKKNLSKHKGELSSWQGYTPSSNESLASIAQRHGISVDKLKSLNGYGRKQQNAVAYQTMIVPKGTGVSPTASPSGIDTRDIQNPIAASGTMLASNQVNMPEAPALRQNNTAIRLGNPSTSANRMIVANTPSVPTPSLRASTASSDQEDLIGSLVARSSVNMPNAAGARTVATNAVDRATAITADYSTRQSAGMVRPASTAMYAQRSPSPMVHTVLAGETLYSLAKRYGTTVDDIRALNNLGERSIRTGERLRMPGSGVNS, from the coding sequence ATGATGAAAATCTTACGTTATGCGGTTATTGTCGCAACGGTAGTGATGACGGGCTGTGCATCAACGCATAAATCCCACCGTTCTGCTCATGCGAATGCGGAATTGAATAGACAACAAGCCAATGTATGGGAACGCATACGTAAGGGCTTTGATATGCCTGAATTGAAAAAAGATCCTAAAGTGGATTATTGGGTTAATTACTATGCTGCTCGCCCACAATCTGTTCAATTAATGGCACAACGTTCACGTCCATATATTTACTATATTGCTAAAGAACTAGAAAAACGCGGTATGCCATCTGAGCTAGCACTTTTACCATTTGTAGAGAGTGCTTATAATATTACGGCACTATCACGCTCTAAAGCCGCTGGATTATGGCAATTTATTCCGAGTACTGGTACGCACTATAAATTAGCGCAAAACTGGTGGAAAGATGAACGCCGAGATCCCGTCCATTCGACACGAGCGGCACTGGATTATTTATCATACCTCTATGAATTTCAAGGGGGGGATTGGCACTTAGCCTTAGCTTCTTATAACTGGGGTGAGGGGGCTGTTCGCCGAGCAAGAGATCGTAATGCTTCACAAGGATTACAGACAGACTATTTGTCTTTACGTATGCCAGATGAAACCCGTAATTATGTGCCTAAGTTGATGGCGATTAAGCGGATTATTGCTAATCCTGCTAAATATGGTATCAGTTTACCTAATATTCCAGATACCCCGTATTTTGTGGAAGTCCCCAAAAGTAAAGATATTGATGTGAGTATGATCGTTCGCCTTGCAGGGATTTCAGAAGAAGAGTTTCGTTTATTAAATTCATCAAATAAACGCCCCGTGATGCTTGCACAACATCAGCCTCGTATTCTCTTACCTAAGAAAAATGCAGAACAATATAAGAAAAACTTGAGTAAACATAAAGGGGAGCTTTCTTCTTGGCAAGGATATACCCCATCTTCTAATGAGTCTTTAGCAAGCATTGCACAACGTCATGGTATTTCAGTAGATAAGTTAAAGTCATTAAATGGCTATGGTCGTAAACAACAAAATGCGGTGGCCTATCAAACAATGATTGTGCCAAAAGGTACGGGGGTTTCTCCAACGGCTTCCCCTTCTGGTATTGATACTAGAGATATACAAAATCCTATCGCAGCAAGTGGTACGATGTTAGCAAGTAATCAAGTCAATATGCCTGAAGCACCTGCTCTACGTCAAAACAATACGGCTATTCGTTTAGGAAACCCTTCTACTTCTGCAAATCGTATGATAGTTGCTAATACACCTAGTGTGCCAACCCCTTCTTTGCGAGCGAGCACAGCATCATCAGATCAAGAAGATTTGATTGGTAGTTTAGTAGCTCGCTCATCAGTCAATATGCCTAATGCGGCTGGTGCTAGAACAGTAGCAACTAATGCTGTTGATAGAGCAACGGCAATAACAGCAGATTATTCAACACGTCAATCAGCGGGTATGGTTAGACCTGCTAGTACAGCGATGTATGCACAACGTAGCCCTTCACCGATGGTACACACGGTATTGGCAGGAGAAACCTTGTATTCGCTTGCTAAACGTTATGGTACAACAGTAGATGATATTCGTGCATTAAATAATCTAGGAGAACGATCTATTAGAACAGGTGAACGTTTGCGTATGCCTGGTTCTGGGGTAAATAGTTAA
- the gloB gene encoding hydroxyacylglutathione hydrolase, whose translation MRIQIKPISAFNDNYIWIIIYNNNACVIDPGQKEPVLLFLQENKLNLQQILITHHHADHTGGVLALVDETGAKVYGPKGSGIKGIHHYVQEGDIINPPFIPIAFHVLNVPGHTLDHVAYIAMAENYPTMIFCGDTLFSCGSGRLFEGNSRQMLQSLDKFKKMSENSLLFCAHEYTLSNIKWAQVVDPDNQVLQQWKQEAEALRNQGLPTLPTTLARELNVNPFLRVEQREIKRAAEHYKGHPLSSPEAVLAALREWKNSF comes from the coding sequence ATGAGAATTCAAATTAAACCTATTTCTGCTTTTAATGATAATTATATATGGATAATTATTTATAACAACAATGCTTGTGTGATTGACCCTGGACAAAAAGAGCCAGTTCTCTTATTTTTACAAGAAAATAAGCTAAATTTACAACAAATATTGATTACACACCACCATGCTGATCATACAGGCGGTGTTCTTGCTTTAGTAGATGAAACGGGTGCTAAGGTATATGGTCCTAAAGGATCTGGTATTAAAGGAATTCATCATTATGTGCAAGAGGGAGATATTATCAACCCTCCCTTTATACCGATTGCTTTTCATGTCCTAAATGTCCCTGGTCATACCCTTGATCATGTGGCTTATATTGCGATGGCAGAGAACTATCCAACAATGATTTTTTGTGGGGATACGCTATTTTCTTGTGGTTCAGGAAGATTATTTGAAGGAAATTCTAGACAAATGCTCCAAAGCCTTGATAAATTTAAAAAAATGAGTGAAAATAGCTTGTTGTTTTGTGCACATGAATATACATTATCAAATATTAAATGGGCACAAGTTGTCGATCCTGATAATCAGGTCTTACAACAGTGGAAGCAAGAGGCAGAGGCTTTGCGTAATCAAGGTTTACCAACCCTTCCGACAACATTGGCTCGAGAGTTAAATGTTAATCCTTTTTTAAGGGTTGAACAGCGTGAAATTAAGCGTGCAGCTGAACACTATAAGGGGCATCCCTTATCTTCTCCTGAAGCGGTGCTAGCAGCTTTGCGTGAATGGAAAAATAGTTTTTAG
- a CDS encoding class I SAM-dependent methyltransferase, with translation MDKALAQQLYQWFNTELGKSILQYEQEKLNEKINNLFGYLAVQLGMPSVDFLAENRIRHKWIVASFDNSCATYPAPYVQGISGRIPLEDHSTDLILLPHTLELHKNPTKLLEDVHRVLVHNGHAVIIGFNPNHLWGLRRLYKSAATSPIPYHRLISQYRIKNWFKLLDFEIVDNTQKTDKKPLKLNYWQFIANNPWLAKEGAFYILVAKKRTLGLHLIGPALKKNQHKNIIVVTQQVHKK, from the coding sequence ATGGATAAAGCGTTAGCCCAGCAATTGTATCAATGGTTTAATACCGAATTAGGTAAATCTATTCTTCAGTACGAACAAGAAAAATTAAATGAAAAAATCAATAATTTATTTGGTTATCTTGCTGTACAACTCGGTATGCCATCTGTTGATTTTTTAGCAGAAAACCGTATCCGTCACAAATGGATTGTAGCAAGTTTTGATAATTCTTGTGCAACTTACCCTGCTCCTTATGTACAAGGGATAAGCGGTCGTATTCCCCTAGAAGACCACTCTACAGACCTTATTTTACTCCCTCATACACTTGAACTACATAAAAACCCGACTAAATTACTTGAAGATGTTCATCGTGTTTTAGTTCATAATGGCCATGCTGTTATCATTGGTTTTAATCCAAATCATCTATGGGGTTTGCGTCGTTTATACAAATCTGCAGCAACCAGCCCTATTCCATACCATCGCTTAATTTCCCAATATCGTATTAAAAACTGGTTTAAACTACTGGATTTTGAGATAGTGGATAATACCCAAAAAACAGATAAGAAACCATTAAAGTTAAACTATTGGCAATTTATTGCTAATAATCCGTGGCTGGCTAAGGAAGGGGCTTTTTATATTTTAGTTGCTAAAAAAAGAACCCTTGGTCTTCATCTGATTGGACCCGCACTCAAAAAAAATCAACATAAGAACATTATTGTCGTTACTCAACAGGTACATAAAAAATGA
- the rnhA gene encoding ribonuclease HI, which translates to MSTEFIDIWTDGACKGNPGPGGWGAVLQYGPHTKEIYGGEKETTNNRMEMTAVIEALKLLKRPCKIRLHIDSQYVKKGITEWIENWKKKGWKTADKKPVKNQELWQALDTLRQQHDITWIWVKGHAGDVGNERADALANQGIAELA; encoded by the coding sequence ATGAGTACAGAATTTATTGATATTTGGACTGATGGTGCTTGTAAAGGCAACCCGGGTCCTGGCGGATGGGGGGCTGTTTTACAATATGGCCCCCATACAAAAGAAATTTATGGCGGAGAAAAAGAGACCACCAATAACCGTATGGAAATGACAGCAGTTATTGAGGCATTAAAACTGCTTAAACGTCCTTGTAAAATCCGACTACATATTGATTCCCAATATGTTAAAAAGGGTATAACCGAATGGATAGAAAACTGGAAGAAAAAAGGTTGGAAAACCGCAGATAAAAAACCCGTCAAAAATCAAGAACTGTGGCAAGCACTTGATACACTACGCCAGCAACACGACATCACTTGGATTTGGGTAAAAGGACACGCTGGTGATGTAGGTAATGAAAGAGCAGATGCCTTGGCAAACCAAGGCATTGCTGAGCTAGCTTGA
- the arsC gene encoding arsenate reductase (glutaredoxin) (This arsenate reductase requires both glutathione and glutaredoxin to convert arsenate to arsenite, after which the efflux transporter formed by ArsA and ArsB can extrude the arsenite from the cell, providing resistance.), whose product MTKVTIYHNPKCSTSRNTLALVREAGIEPTIIEYLKNPLDKAGIVQILKDSGLSAKALIRTKETLYQTLNLDNATEEQLIQAMVEHPVLMNRPIVVTEKGTRLARPIELVKEIL is encoded by the coding sequence ATGACAAAAGTAACGATTTACCATAATCCCAAGTGTAGCACTTCTCGTAATACCTTAGCCTTAGTTAGAGAAGCAGGGATTGAACCAACTATTATTGAATACCTCAAAAATCCTCTTGATAAAGCAGGTATCGTACAAATTCTTAAAGATTCTGGTCTTAGTGCCAAAGCCCTTATTCGTACAAAAGAAACGTTATATCAAACACTTAATTTAGATAACGCTACCGAAGAGCAACTTATTCAAGCTATGGTAGAGCATCCTGTCTTAATGAATCGTCCTATTGTTGTGACAGAAAAAGGAACACGCCTTGCTCGCCCAATTGAACTTGTCAAAGAGATTTTATAA
- a CDS encoding YchJ family protein has translation MSKQCPCGSYQPYTVCCEPFHLWQQFPKAAEQLMRSRYSAYVLHQIDYIIQTTLPIQQKQLDYEAIRQWSIQTDWQGLKVIQTKHLQGTHQAKVTFEAYYQEEGELKVHYEVSTFIKIAQRWYFKDPTVC, from the coding sequence GTGTCTAAACAATGTCCTTGTGGTTCATATCAACCATATACTGTCTGTTGTGAGCCGTTTCATTTGTGGCAGCAATTCCCTAAAGCAGCAGAGCAACTTATGCGTTCTCGTTATAGTGCTTATGTATTACACCAGATTGATTATATTATTCAAACTACATTACCGATTCAACAAAAACAGCTTGATTATGAGGCAATTCGACAATGGAGTATACAAACTGATTGGCAAGGATTAAAGGTAATACAAACAAAACACTTACAAGGGACACATCAGGCGAAAGTAACGTTTGAAGCCTATTATCAAGAGGAGGGCGAGCTAAAAGTACATTATGAGGTTTCTACTTTTATTAAGATTGCTCAACGATGGTACTTTAAAGATCCTACTGTTTGTTAA
- a CDS encoding DMT family transporter produces the protein MSWVYLAIAICFEIIATSALQASNGFTKLGASVITVMSYIICFYMLSLALRQIPLGIAYAIWSGAGIVLLAIIGYFLYKQTLDIPAIIGLGFILAGVIIINVFSKTVSH, from the coding sequence ATGTCATGGGTATATTTAGCGATAGCTATTTGTTTTGAAATTATTGCTACTTCTGCCTTACAAGCTTCTAATGGATTTACTAAATTAGGAGCAAGTGTAATAACAGTGATGAGCTATATTATTTGTTTTTATATGTTATCACTTGCTTTACGACAAATTCCACTTGGTATTGCTTATGCTATTTGGTCTGGTGCAGGGATAGTCCTACTCGCTATTATCGGATATTTCTTATATAAACAAACATTAGATATACCTGCTATCATTGGTTTAGGTTTTATCTTAGCAGGTGTTATTATTATCAATGTTTTTTCAAAAACGGTAAGTCATTAG
- a CDS encoding nitroreductase family protein translates to MSQTFYDLQKQRRSIYALGKNVQLEKTAIVELIKNTVKEAPSAFNSQTSRVVVLFGEAHEKLWNTTLDILRNVVPADAFANTEQKINGAFKAGFGTVLFFEEQETIKNLQNQFPPYAENFPIWSEQASGIAQYAVWVALAEKGIGASIQHYNPLIDEVVAQQWGIPSSWKLRAQMPFGSIEAAAGQKEYLNDEERFKVFGV, encoded by the coding sequence ATGAGCCAAACATTTTATGATTTACAAAAACAACGCCGTTCTATTTATGCTTTAGGGAAAAATGTTCAATTAGAGAAAACAGCAATTGTTGAACTGATTAAAAATACGGTAAAAGAAGCCCCTTCTGCATTTAATTCGCAAACTTCGCGTGTTGTTGTGTTATTTGGTGAAGCACATGAAAAACTTTGGAACACTACATTAGATATTCTTCGTAATGTTGTACCAGCAGATGCTTTTGCTAATACTGAACAAAAAATTAATGGTGCATTCAAAGCTGGGTTTGGTACTGTTCTTTTCTTTGAAGAGCAAGAGACCATTAAAAATCTCCAAAATCAATTTCCCCCTTATGCTGAGAATTTCCCTATTTGGTCAGAACAGGCAAGTGGTATTGCTCAATATGCAGTTTGGGTAGCTTTAGCTGAAAAAGGTATTGGTGCCAGTATTCAACACTACAATCCTCTAATTGATGAGGTAGTTGCTCAACAATGGGGTATCCCAAGCTCTTGGAAACTACGTGCTCAAATGCCATTTGGTAGTATTGAAGCAGCAGCTGGTCAAAAAGAATACTTAAATGACGAAGAACGTTTTAAAGTATTTGGTGTATAA
- a CDS encoding sulfate/molybdate ABC transporter ATP-binding protein, whose amino-acid sequence MSIEVKQINKFFGDFHALKNIDLQVKTGSLVSLLGPSGCGKTTLLRIIAGLETADSGQIFLHEQDVTHQKVQDRHIGFMFQNYALFRHMSVFENIAFGLNVLPRKLRPSKDEIREKVHHLLKLIQLPHVAHALPHQLSGGQRQRVALARSLAVEPKILLLDEPFGALDAKVRKELRQWLRDIHQELHITSLLVTHDQEEALEISDQIVVMNHGNIEQIGDASTLQHSPKTAFVTEFIGEVNAFEGEIIADNTWCYKQYRYKLDKEHLLSDTPVGTAVTAYIRPYQWTISQDKQEAMLQGVIKHIHDVGAFLRLTILEPSTYRFIEVQTDVSSTFKVDDLVYLTPKFIQFFPKSR is encoded by the coding sequence ATGAGTATTGAAGTTAAACAGATTAATAAGTTTTTTGGTGATTTTCATGCCTTAAAGAACATTGATTTACAAGTGAAAACAGGCTCTTTGGTCTCTTTGCTTGGGCCATCTGGCTGTGGAAAAACAACGCTTTTACGGATTATTGCCGGTTTGGAAACAGCGGATAGCGGTCAAATTTTTCTACATGAACAAGATGTAACGCATCAAAAAGTACAAGATAGGCATATTGGGTTTATGTTTCAAAACTATGCTTTATTTCGGCATATGTCAGTTTTTGAAAATATTGCTTTTGGTTTAAATGTTTTACCGAGAAAATTACGTCCTTCTAAGGATGAAATTCGTGAAAAAGTACATCATTTACTCAAACTTATTCAACTACCTCATGTTGCTCATGCCTTACCCCATCAGTTATCGGGAGGACAACGGCAACGTGTTGCCTTGGCTCGTTCACTTGCTGTAGAACCTAAAATCTTACTTTTAGATGAACCCTTTGGTGCTTTAGATGCTAAGGTACGCAAAGAGTTACGTCAATGGTTACGAGATATTCATCAAGAGCTACATATTACGAGTTTATTGGTGACACATGATCAAGAAGAAGCATTAGAAATATCAGATCAAATTGTGGTAATGAACCATGGTAATATTGAGCAAATTGGTGATGCAAGTACATTACAACATTCGCCTAAAACCGCATTTGTTACAGAGTTTATTGGGGAGGTAAATGCTTTTGAAGGGGAGATAATAGCGGATAACACTTGGTGCTATAAACAATATCGCTATAAGCTAGATAAAGAACATTTATTATCTGATACCCCAGTAGGAACAGCTGTTACGGCTTATATCCGTCCGTATCAATGGACTATTTCTCAAGATAAGCAAGAGGCTATGCTACAAGGTGTGATTAAACATATTCATGATGTCGGTGCTTTTTTACGTTTAACTATTTTAGAACCGAGTACCTATCGTTTTATTGAGGTACAAACTGATGTATCAAGCACGTTTAAAGTGGATGATTTAGTGTATTTAACACCTAAGTTTATACAATTTTTCCCTAAAAGTAGATAG
- the cysW gene encoding sulfate ABC transporter permease subunit CysW — protein sequence MRTVSQSHKATEPKWVQYSLIGVVCLFLLVMLIIPLISIFTEALNKGLDLYWAALNDPDALAAIKLTLLTAAIVVPLNAVIGIAIAWLLTRYDFRGKQFFTTLLDLPFAVSPVVAGLMFVLLFGVNSYVGGWLESYGIQVIFAVPGIVLATLFVTFPFVAREIIPLMQSQGDQEEQAALILGASAWKIFWKVTLPNIKWALLYGLILTNARAMGEFGAVSVVSGHIRGLTNTIPLQVEILYNEYNFVGAFACASLLAFLALLTLLLQHLLTYLQHRKDTIHLNK from the coding sequence ATGAGAACGGTATCCCAGTCCCATAAAGCAACTGAGCCAAAATGGGTGCAATATAGTTTAATAGGTGTTGTTTGTCTATTCCTTTTAGTGATGTTGATTATTCCGCTTATTTCTATTTTTACGGAGGCATTAAATAAAGGATTAGATTTATATTGGGCGGCTTTGAATGATCCTGATGCCTTAGCAGCTATTAAGCTAACGTTATTAACAGCAGCGATTGTTGTCCCCTTAAATGCAGTAATTGGTATTGCGATAGCATGGTTATTAACACGCTATGATTTTAGAGGAAAACAGTTTTTTACCACTTTATTAGATTTACCCTTTGCCGTCTCTCCTGTCGTAGCTGGTCTTATGTTTGTGTTGCTATTTGGCGTAAATAGTTATGTTGGAGGATGGTTAGAATCATATGGTATTCAGGTTATTTTTGCTGTTCCCGGTATTGTACTAGCGACTTTGTTTGTTACGTTTCCTTTTGTGGCAAGAGAGATTATCCCTCTTATGCAAAGTCAAGGTGATCAAGAAGAGCAGGCAGCATTAATTTTAGGTGCTTCTGCTTGGAAAATTTTTTGGAAAGTTACCTTACCAAATATAAAATGGGCACTTTTGTATGGCTTAATTCTTACTAATGCACGAGCAATGGGTGAGTTTGGTGCTGTTAGTGTAGTATCAGGGCATATCCGTGGTTTAACGAATACAATACCTTTGCAAGTAGAGATCCTTTATAACGAATATAACTTTGTTGGGGCATTTGCTTGTGCCAGTTTATTAGCCTTTTTAGCATTACTGACATTGCTTTTGCAGCATTTGCTCACATACCTTCAACATCGAAAAGATACTATCCATTTAAACAAATAA